The Cryptomeria japonica chromosome 2, Sugi_1.0, whole genome shotgun sequence region agagagtatcacttctacataagtgatgatcgtactcattcattggagtttgtacaaggatgctttaaagttttatatgatagtttaagggaaaggaacatacaatacaactgacacttaatatggtcagataattgcaccgcacaattcaagaatgcaaggatgttttattggttgacaaggatgcatatgacaagcggtgtacaacatttttggaatttcactgaggttggacatggtaagggagagcacgatggtgcaggagcatgtgtgaaaagagccctagctagggaataattgaagtatgaaggtggtgctgagttgatagatgcagaaacaattgtgcgatggtgtaagtttacgatgggtctaggtaatccaagtacgtcaatggttcgtagatatttttggttgataactgaatctaacattgaaaactatctagattgttgtacagttgcaggatcgagtgacatgcactcatttatgagttcaaatttaagttcattggtaatttatatgagacaggtggtatgtttttgctcttcatgcatgtattgtttgtgggaagaatgtgaattgcAAGAGtgagttgacaaatggtcttgtagaccattggttcccatttattcatatcaaattcccaaatcaCTACAATTGAACCAaatggagacattagtggattttgaccatgtatccgacctagtggattcaggggattttttgagtttatttttttgcaagtattctttttggttcattttgttgtacatcatactttatttttggtattaattaacactttacaaaatgcaggtcatgtttatgtagttgttgcagaagagaacaatgaagaaggaacaaattactatttgtgtcgttgtgttgaggagcctaaaagaaaattgacaaccacaatcattgatggagatggtattgagtacccaatagggcctgttgtcgtgacaggaacatggcttcaaagataccctatcaagaattttgatgtttggttgttcgaggacttcgaaacacaaagacatattcttcatttctctaaccttgttgttgcaataaatattcatttgatgaagtatcgtggtagacctcataacaagattttatggaaagttcatgaatctgaccacgaggaaatacttgacacaatatgggttagagtcaatactgaaggctcacttgattgattctatggttcagagtagaatgatttgtagaattttgtataaatcatcgacaaattgttctatattcattttttgtatatataaatgcccatgagctgatttttacgtgtttaggggcataattttttatatttaaatggcaatgagttgatttgtacatatgtacatgccaaattttgtatattaaaatggcgatgagttgaatcgcacatattgtaatgccaaattttgtataaaagtccatgagatgatttgtatattaaaatggcgatgagttgaatcgcacatattgtaatgccaaattttgtataaaagcccatgagatgatttgtaagacatttttttgtataatcaaatagccaagagctgatttgaccatatttagaggcaaatttttgaataatatgtgacaatgttttgtgactattttgtgtgtcaatgttttgtgattatgttttgagtatatgtgatgtgtccctggtcaatcatgagcattcttgattcttgtataatcatggagaattatttgagtcattatcgggtcataggggtcatagattgttgtcaaaaaaattatcattgttgtcaaaaaattgtcaagcaacttctacattgcatcagtagggtatgacactcgatgttccagtgctttgggatgcacaacaggggcatgcctatcataaaatttcccacccaaacatgctcgtgatgtcggtttgtgcacacgacgaatcgAATCAATTCTAAACAATccagcaactttgcattgcatgcaactgatgacttttgtagcaggcaaaaaaatgctaccaatcaaaaatggctctgagtcgtcaaaaactgagagaggacattgtagagaagcctcatacaaccccacaagttcaaacagattgatcatatgtgtcctggattggaagaaacaatccgtcaaagtttgacaattttttggactcatgacacttgagagatcgcaccggtacgatatgaatctcgatgttttggtgctttgggatgcatgataggggcatgcctagcataaaccctcCCATCTAGATgcactcgtgatgtcggtttgtgcacacgacgaaccaaatcaattctagccaatctggcaactttgcattgcatgcaattggcggtttttgcagta contains the following coding sequences:
- the LOC131873750 gene encoding uncharacterized protein LOC131873750 gives rise to the protein MEEEGHVYVVVAEENNEEGTNYYLCRCVEEPKRKLTTTIIDGDGIEYPIGPVVVTGTWLQRYPIKNFDVWLFEDFETQRHILHFSNLVVAINIHLMKYRGRPHNKILWKVHESDHEEILDTIWVRVNTEGSLD